CACGCCCAGGCCCAGAACCTGAAGGACAGCGGCCTGGACGTTGTTGTCGGCCTGCGCCCGGACAGCAAGAGCTGGCCCAAGGCGGAGGCGGACGGCCTGAAGGTGGCGACCGTCCCCGAAGCGGCGTCGGCTGCGGACATCATTCAAATCCTTGTTCCCGACGAACTCCAGGCGCGGCTCTACCGGGAGGAGATAGAGCCTCATCTCAGGGAAGGCAAGGCGCTGATGTTTTCGCACGGGTTTAACATCCATTACGGCCAGATCGTGCCCCCGCCCGACGTGGACGTCTTCATGGTGGCGCCGAAAGGGCCCGGCCACACGGTCCGCCGGATGTACCTGGAGGGCAAGGGAGTTCCCTGCCTGCTGGCCGTGCACCAGAACTACACCGGCAAGGCCAAGGAACTGGGCCTGGCCTACGCCAAGGGCATTGGGGGCACCCGGGCGGGCGTTTTTGAGACCACCTTCAGGGAGGAGACCGAGACCGACCTTTTCGGCGAGCAGGCGGTGCTGTGCGGCGGCGTTACGGAGCTGATCAAGGCCGGCTTCGACACCCTGGTGGAAGCGGGCTATGCGCCGGAAATGGCCTATTTTGAATGCCTCCACGAAATGAAGCTGATCGTC
The window above is part of the Pelotomaculum thermopropionicum SI genome. Proteins encoded here:
- the IlvC gene encoding ketol-acid reductoisomerase — protein: MMIKMVQVYYDHDADLGLLKEKTIAVIGYGSQGHAQAQNLKDSGLDVVVGLRPDSKSWPKAEADGLKVATVPEAASAADIIQILVPDELQARLYREEIEPHLREGKALMFSHGFNIHYGQIVPPPDVDVFMVAPKGPGHTVRRMYLEGKGVPCLLAVHQNYTGKAKELGLAYAKGIGGTRAGVFETTFREETETDLFGEQAVLCGGVTELIKAGFDTLVEAGYAPEMAYFECLHEMKLIVDLINEGGLSFMRYSISNTAEYGDYMTGKRIITEETRKEMKKILAEIQSGEFAKKWILENQANRPVYNAIARQEKELLIEKVGARLRSMMPWLKK